A portion of the Vulpes vulpes isolate BD-2025 chromosome 5, VulVul3, whole genome shotgun sequence genome contains these proteins:
- the DUSP8 gene encoding dual specificity protein phosphatase 8 isoform X1, whose translation MAGDRLPRKVMDAKKLASLLRGGPGGPLVIDSRSFVEYNSWHVLSSVNICCSKLVKRRLQQGKVTIAELIQPAVRGQVEAAEPQDVVVYDQSTRDASVLAADSFLSILLSKLDGCFDSVAILTGGFATFSSCFPGLCEGKPAALLPMSLSQPCLPVPSVGLTRILPHLYLGSQKDVLNKDLMTQNGISYVLNASNSCPKPDFICESRFMRIPINDNYCEKLLPWLDKSIEFIDKAKLSSCQVIVHCLAGISRSATIAIAYIMKTMGMSSDDAYRFVKDRRPSISPNFNFLGQLLEYERSLKLLAALQGDGASHPGTPEPLPGPAAPLPPPPPPTSESAATGSAAASAAREGAPGTGGELPAPAPAPATSALQQGLRGLHLSSDRLQDTNRLKRSFSLDIKSAYAPSRRPDDPGPPDPGEAPKLCKLDSPSGGALGLPSPGPDSPDAVPETRPRLRRRPRPPAGSPARSPAHGLGLNFGDAARQTPRLGLSALSAPGLPGPGQPVGPGSWAPPLDSPGTPSPDGPWCFSPEGAQGAGGARFAPFGRAGAQGAGGGDLRRREAARAEARDARTGWPDEPAPETQFKRRSCQMEFEEGMVEGRARGEELAALGKQASFSGSVEVIEVS comes from the exons ATGGCTGGGGACCGACTCCCTCGGAAGGTGATGGATGCCAAGAAGCTGGCCAGCCTCCTGCGGGGCGGACCTGGGGGACCATTGGTCATCGACAGCCGCTCTTTTGTGGAGTACAACAGCTGGCACGTGCTCAGCTCTGTCAACATCTGCTGCTCCAAGCTGGTGAAGCGGCGGCTGCAGCAGGGCAAGGTGACCATCGCCGAGCTCATCCAGCCAGCCGTGCGCGGCCAG GTGGAGGCCGCAGAGCCACAGGACGTGGTAGTGTATGACCAGAGCACACGGGACGCCAGCGTGCTGGCTGCGGACAGTTTCCTCTCCATCCTGCTCAGCAAGCTGGACGGCTGCTTCGACAGCGTGGCCATCCTCACGG gggGCTTTGCCAccttctcttcctgcttccctGGCCTCTGTGAGGGcaagcctgctgccctgctgcccatgagcctctcccagccctgcctgcctgtGCCCAGTGTGGGCCTGACCCGCATCCTGCCTCACCTCTACCTGGGCTCTCAGAAAGATGTCCTGAACAAG GACCTGATGACCCAGAATGGAATAAGCTATGTCCTCAATGCCAGCAACTCCTGCCCCAAACCGGACTTCATCTGTGAGAGCCGCTTCATGCGCATTCCCATCAACGACAACTACTGCGAAAAGCTGCTGCCCTGGCTGGACAAGTCCATTGAGTTCATCG ATAAAGCTAAGCTGTCCAGCTGCCAAGTCATCGTCCACTGTCTGGCTGGCATCTCCCGCTCTGCCACCATCGCCATCGCGTACATCATGAAGACCATGGGCATGTCCTCTGACGATGCCTACAG GTTCGTGAAGGACCGGCGCCCATCCATCTCTCCCAACTTCAACTTCCTGGGCCAGCTGCTGGAGTATGAGCGCAGCCTGAAGCTGCTGGCTGCCCTGCAGGGGGACGGGGCGTCCCACCCCGGGACCCCTGagcccctcccgggccccgccgccccgctgccgccgccaccaccacctaCCTCAGAGAGCGCTGCCACCGGGAGCGCGGCGGCCAGTGCGGCCAGGGAGGGCGCGCCTGGCACCGGCGGGGAGCTGCCCGcgcctgcccccgccccggccacCAGCGCGCTGCAGCAGGGCCTGCGTGGCCTGCACCTGTCCTCCGACCGCCTCCAGGACACCAACCGCCTGAAGCGCTCTTTCTCCCTGGACATCAAGTCGGCCTATGCCCCCAGCCGGCGGCCCGACGACCCGGGGCCCCCCGACCCCGGCGAGGCCCCCAAGCTCTGCAAGCTGGACAGCCCGTCGGGGGGCGCGCTGGGCCTGCCCTCGCCGGGCCCCGACAGCCCGGACGCGGTGCCGGAGACGCGCCCGCGCCTCCGCCGGCGGCCCCGGCCTCCCGCCGGCTCCCCGGCGCGCTCCCCGGCGCACGGGCTCGGCCTGAACTTCGGTGACGCCGCCCGGCAGACTCCGCGGCTCGGCCTCTCGGCCCTGTCGGCCCCTGGGCTGCCTGGCCCTGGCCAGCCCGTCGGCCCCGGGAGCTGGGCGCCGCCGCTCGACTCCCCCGGCACGCCGTCGCCCGACGGGCCCTGGTGCTTCAGCCCCGAGGGGGCGCAgggcgcgggcggcgcgcggTTTGCGCCCTTCGGCCGGGCGGGCGCtcagggcgcggggggcggcgacctgcggcggcgggaggcggcgaGGGCCGAGGCCCGGGACGCGCGGACCGGCTGGCCCGACGAGCCGGCCCCGGAGACGCAGTTCAAGCGCCGAAGCTGCCAGATGGAGTTCGAGGAGGGCATGGTGGAGGGGCGCGCGCGGGGTGAGGAGCTGGCGGCCCTGGGCAAGCAGGCCAGCTTCTCGGGCAGCGTGGAGGTCATCGAGGTGTCCTGA
- the DUSP8 gene encoding dual specificity protein phosphatase 8 isoform X2: MAGLSLSERRETAAACGSRREAGEGRGAGALGSGTRGRDRCPPRPPQRLGGDVRRGGDGKGAWPFKRRAALARVRVAAECGLVMSPRRVGGSPRPDPARAALGPWPETAAGAPGGFATFSSCFPGLCEGKPAALLPMSLSQPCLPVPSVGLTRILPHLYLGSQKDVLNKDLMTQNGISYVLNASNSCPKPDFICESRFMRIPINDNYCEKLLPWLDKSIEFIDKAKLSSCQVIVHCLAGISRSATIAIAYIMKTMGMSSDDAYRFVKDRRPSISPNFNFLGQLLEYERSLKLLAALQGDGASHPGTPEPLPGPAAPLPPPPPPTSESAATGSAAASAAREGAPGTGGELPAPAPAPATSALQQGLRGLHLSSDRLQDTNRLKRSFSLDIKSAYAPSRRPDDPGPPDPGEAPKLCKLDSPSGGALGLPSPGPDSPDAVPETRPRLRRRPRPPAGSPARSPAHGLGLNFGDAARQTPRLGLSALSAPGLPGPGQPVGPGSWAPPLDSPGTPSPDGPWCFSPEGAQGAGGARFAPFGRAGAQGAGGGDLRRREAARAEARDARTGWPDEPAPETQFKRRSCQMEFEEGMVEGRARGEELAALGKQASFSGSVEVIEVS, translated from the exons ATGGCGGGGCTATCCCTCTCGGAGAGAAGAGAGACCGCGGCGGCTTGCGGaagcaggagagaggcaggagagggccGCGGGGCAGGCGCGCTGGGGTCCGGAACCCGCGGCCGGGACcgctgccccccccgccccccacagcgGCTCGGCGGTGACGTCCGGCGGGGCGGGGACGGAAAGGGAGCCTGGCCCTTTAAGCGGCGGGCGGCCCTCGCCCGGGTGCGCGTTGCTGCGGAATGCGGGCTGGTGATGTCGCCGCGCCGGGTCGGTGGGTCCCCGCGGCCCGACCCCGCACGCGCCGCCCTCGGACCCTGGCCGGAGACCGCGGCGGGAGCGCCCG gggGCTTTGCCAccttctcttcctgcttccctGGCCTCTGTGAGGGcaagcctgctgccctgctgcccatgagcctctcccagccctgcctgcctgtGCCCAGTGTGGGCCTGACCCGCATCCTGCCTCACCTCTACCTGGGCTCTCAGAAAGATGTCCTGAACAAG GACCTGATGACCCAGAATGGAATAAGCTATGTCCTCAATGCCAGCAACTCCTGCCCCAAACCGGACTTCATCTGTGAGAGCCGCTTCATGCGCATTCCCATCAACGACAACTACTGCGAAAAGCTGCTGCCCTGGCTGGACAAGTCCATTGAGTTCATCG ATAAAGCTAAGCTGTCCAGCTGCCAAGTCATCGTCCACTGTCTGGCTGGCATCTCCCGCTCTGCCACCATCGCCATCGCGTACATCATGAAGACCATGGGCATGTCCTCTGACGATGCCTACAG GTTCGTGAAGGACCGGCGCCCATCCATCTCTCCCAACTTCAACTTCCTGGGCCAGCTGCTGGAGTATGAGCGCAGCCTGAAGCTGCTGGCTGCCCTGCAGGGGGACGGGGCGTCCCACCCCGGGACCCCTGagcccctcccgggccccgccgccccgctgccgccgccaccaccacctaCCTCAGAGAGCGCTGCCACCGGGAGCGCGGCGGCCAGTGCGGCCAGGGAGGGCGCGCCTGGCACCGGCGGGGAGCTGCCCGcgcctgcccccgccccggccacCAGCGCGCTGCAGCAGGGCCTGCGTGGCCTGCACCTGTCCTCCGACCGCCTCCAGGACACCAACCGCCTGAAGCGCTCTTTCTCCCTGGACATCAAGTCGGCCTATGCCCCCAGCCGGCGGCCCGACGACCCGGGGCCCCCCGACCCCGGCGAGGCCCCCAAGCTCTGCAAGCTGGACAGCCCGTCGGGGGGCGCGCTGGGCCTGCCCTCGCCGGGCCCCGACAGCCCGGACGCGGTGCCGGAGACGCGCCCGCGCCTCCGCCGGCGGCCCCGGCCTCCCGCCGGCTCCCCGGCGCGCTCCCCGGCGCACGGGCTCGGCCTGAACTTCGGTGACGCCGCCCGGCAGACTCCGCGGCTCGGCCTCTCGGCCCTGTCGGCCCCTGGGCTGCCTGGCCCTGGCCAGCCCGTCGGCCCCGGGAGCTGGGCGCCGCCGCTCGACTCCCCCGGCACGCCGTCGCCCGACGGGCCCTGGTGCTTCAGCCCCGAGGGGGCGCAgggcgcgggcggcgcgcggTTTGCGCCCTTCGGCCGGGCGGGCGCtcagggcgcggggggcggcgacctgcggcggcgggaggcggcgaGGGCCGAGGCCCGGGACGCGCGGACCGGCTGGCCCGACGAGCCGGCCCCGGAGACGCAGTTCAAGCGCCGAAGCTGCCAGATGGAGTTCGAGGAGGGCATGGTGGAGGGGCGCGCGCGGGGTGAGGAGCTGGCGGCCCTGGGCAAGCAGGCCAGCTTCTCGGGCAGCGTGGAGGTCATCGAGGTGTCCTGA